In one Suricata suricatta isolate VVHF042 chromosome 9, meerkat_22Aug2017_6uvM2_HiC, whole genome shotgun sequence genomic region, the following are encoded:
- the RNASE12 gene encoding probable inactive ribonuclease-like protein 12 isoform X1 — protein sequence MRWPQHSGTSYPAVEGTQRPSAEDVKGISPLMILMVIIYLMLLFWENEQNEEGEASTIEHLHVDYPQSDVPVRYCNHMVLQRVIRGPDNTCKKEHVFIHERPRNINSVCLSPKTMNCQNHSATLCFQSLTEFKMTVCQLVEGTRYPACRYHMSSVEGFIVVTCDNMGPVTFQRYVK from the exons ATGCGGTGGCCTCAGCACAGTGGAACTTCCTACCCGGCGGTTGAAGGCACCCAGA GGCCTTCAGCAGAAGACGTGAAGGGAATCTCACCCCTGATGATACTAATGGTGATAATTTACCTGATGCTTCTGTTCTGGGAAAACGAGCAGAACGAGGAAGGAGAGGCGTCCACCATAGAGCATTTGCATGTGGACTATCCGCAGAGTGACGTGCCTGTAAGGTACTGCAACCACATGGTCTTACAAAGAGTCATCAGGGGACCTGACAATACCTGCAAAAAGGAGCACGTTTTCATCCACGAGAGGCCTCGAAATATCAACAGTGTTTGCCTCTCTCCCAAGACGATGAATTGTCAGAACCATTCTGCCACTTTATGTTTCCAGAGTTTGACAGAGTTCAAAATGACAGTCTGTCAGCTCGTTGAAGGCACCAGATACCCTGCCTGCAGGTACCATATGTCCTCCGTGGAGGGGTTTATTGTTGTCACTTGTGATAACATGGGGCCAGTTACTTTCCAGAGATACGTTAAATAA
- the RNASE12 gene encoding probable inactive ribonuclease-like protein 12 isoform X2 encodes MLPVRATAKTKGPSAEDVKGISPLMILMVIIYLMLLFWENEQNEEGEASTIEHLHVDYPQSDVPVRYCNHMVLQRVIRGPDNTCKKEHVFIHERPRNINSVCLSPKTMNCQNHSATLCFQSLTEFKMTVCQLVEGTRYPACRYHMSSVEGFIVVTCDNMGPVTFQRYVK; translated from the exons ATGCTACCTGTGAGAGCTACGGCAAAAACAAAAG GGCCTTCAGCAGAAGACGTGAAGGGAATCTCACCCCTGATGATACTAATGGTGATAATTTACCTGATGCTTCTGTTCTGGGAAAACGAGCAGAACGAGGAAGGAGAGGCGTCCACCATAGAGCATTTGCATGTGGACTATCCGCAGAGTGACGTGCCTGTAAGGTACTGCAACCACATGGTCTTACAAAGAGTCATCAGGGGACCTGACAATACCTGCAAAAAGGAGCACGTTTTCATCCACGAGAGGCCTCGAAATATCAACAGTGTTTGCCTCTCTCCCAAGACGATGAATTGTCAGAACCATTCTGCCACTTTATGTTTCCAGAGTTTGACAGAGTTCAAAATGACAGTCTGTCAGCTCGTTGAAGGCACCAGATACCCTGCCTGCAGGTACCATATGTCCTCCGTGGAGGGGTTTATTGTTGTCACTTGTGATAACATGGGGCCAGTTACTTTCCAGAGATACGTTAAATAA
- the RNASE12 gene encoding probable inactive ribonuclease-like protein 12 isoform X3: MILMVIIYLMLLFWENEQNEEGEASTIEHLHVDYPQSDVPVRYCNHMVLQRVIRGPDNTCKKEHVFIHERPRNINSVCLSPKTMNCQNHSATLCFQSLTEFKMTVCQLVEGTRYPACRYHMSSVEGFIVVTCDNMGPVTFQRYVK; the protein is encoded by the coding sequence ATGATACTAATGGTGATAATTTACCTGATGCTTCTGTTCTGGGAAAACGAGCAGAACGAGGAAGGAGAGGCGTCCACCATAGAGCATTTGCATGTGGACTATCCGCAGAGTGACGTGCCTGTAAGGTACTGCAACCACATGGTCTTACAAAGAGTCATCAGGGGACCTGACAATACCTGCAAAAAGGAGCACGTTTTCATCCACGAGAGGCCTCGAAATATCAACAGTGTTTGCCTCTCTCCCAAGACGATGAATTGTCAGAACCATTCTGCCACTTTATGTTTCCAGAGTTTGACAGAGTTCAAAATGACAGTCTGTCAGCTCGTTGAAGGCACCAGATACCCTGCCTGCAGGTACCATATGTCCTCCGTGGAGGGGTTTATTGTTGTCACTTGTGATAACATGGGGCCAGTTACTTTCCAGAGATACGTTAAATAA
- the RNASE11 gene encoding probable ribonuclease 11 produces the protein MEAFSLLLLGLGLVLAGAPESIMEILNKEFSGAEMQYDVANSDQEKQTSEVLMNLTLLYKNTSTSMSKDILFSLLLTSRLHYSFPRGNGPGNGKEYCNDVVVGKKVSEANGSCRLSNNFICGSMEVMPGVCEASSCKCGQNLGTSCSRNPHLETTMFQHTMDKQFPRCQYHSDTSLKKILAVLTGNFLMSWLVSGSNL, from the coding sequence ATGGAggccttctctctgctgctcctcggTCTGGGTTTGGTTCTTGCAGGAGCTCCAGAAAGCATAATGGAGATACTTAATAAAGAATTTTCGGGGGCAGAGATGCAGTATGACGTGGCAAACAGCGACCAAGAAAAACAGACTAGTGAGGTATTAATGAACTTGACTCTGTTATATAAAAATACCAGCACCAGTATGTCCAAGGatattctgttttccttattaCTGACATCCAGATTACATTATAGCTTCCCCAGAGGAAATGGTCCAGGTAACGGCAAAGAGTATTGCAATGACGTGGTGGTCGGGAAAAAAGTTTCCGAAGCTAATGGGTCGTGCAGATTGAGCAATAACTTCATCTGCGGCTCCATGGAAGTGATGCCCGGGGTCTGTGAGGCCTCCAGCTGCAAGTGCGGACAGAATCTTGGCACCAGCTGCTCTAGGAACCCACATCTGGAGACCACTATGTTCCAGCACACTATGGACAAACAATTCCCCAGGTGCCAGTACCACAGTGATAcctcattaaagaaaatattggcaGTGCTGACAGGTAATTTTCTGATGAGCTGGTTAGTTAGTGGCTCTAACTTGTAA